A genomic window from Eleginops maclovinus isolate JMC-PN-2008 ecotype Puerto Natales chromosome 9, JC_Emac_rtc_rv5, whole genome shotgun sequence includes:
- the LOC134869645 gene encoding vitellogenin-2-like, with the protein MKVLVLAITVALATGYQVNFVPELATGHTYVFKYEALVMGGLPEEGLARAGVKVMSKVMISAVSADTFILKLEDPEIFEYSGIWPKDAFTPATKLTSALAAQLLTPIKFEYANGVVGKLFAPAGISTTVLNVYRGILNIFQLNIKKTQNVYELQEPGAQGVCKTHYVISEDAKAQRILLTKTKDLNNCQERIIKDIGLAYTKRCPECEARGKTLKGTSAFNYVLKAAATGTMILEATVTELIQYSPINILNGAAQMESKQKLTFLETAKTPLEPIRAEYLHRGSLQYEFGSELLQTPIQLLRITNVEAQIVEILHHLVTFNVAKVHEDAPLKFIELIQLLRVARTESIEALWTQYKNRADYRHWILNAVPAIGTHVTLRFIKEKFLAGELTLAEVSQALLASVHMVTADLEAIKLAEGLALNRKIQENPVLREIVMLGYGTLVAKYCAENPTCPAELVRPIHELTIQAVAKGEIEELIMTLKVLGNAGHPASLKTIMKLLPGFGSAAASLPLRVHIDAVLALRNIAKREPKMIQEMAIQLFMDKALHPELRMVTAIVLFETKLPMGLVTTLADALLKEKNLQTASFVYSYMKSMTKSTSPDLASVAAACNVAVKILSPKFERLSYRYSRALYADTYQSPWMIGAAASAFYVNDAATLLPRAIVAKARTYFAGAYADVLEVGVRTEGVQEALLKIKDVPENADRMTKMKRVMKALSDWRAQPSSQPLASIYVKFFGQEIAFANLNKAIVDQVIELANGPAIQSAGRKALDVLLEGFALHYAKPMLVAEVRRILPTAVGLPMELAFYTAAVAAASVEFQATVSPPLSANFHAAQLLKSDINIRAAITPSISMHTYAVMGVNTAFIQAALLSRARVHTIVPAKVEARIDMIKGNFKLELLPVQGIDKIASAIVETFAVARNVEDLTAAKITPIIPAALATQVSRETFSSKLSKMASSMAQSMSASSEIIPVDLPSKIASQLNLLKAFEKKLCAQIATFGIKACTEIESRNAAFIRNCPLYAMIGKHAVTVEVAPAAGPVIEKIEIEIQVGEKAAEKILKVINMSEEEEVIEDKNVLMKLRKILVPGLKNRTSSSSSSSSSRSSLSSSSSSKSSSSSSSERKSKMVDLLSPLSRALKRQSSSRSSSSSSSRSSSLSKQQLNEMKFIKNHVHQHTLSTVRSSSKSSAYSFESIYNKAKYLANAVTPAVTVLIRAVRADRKVQGYQVAAYFDRATSRLQVIFANLAEENHYRICADGVMLSKNKLMAKVAWGIECKEYGTEITAETGVVGKNPAGRVKITWEKLPKSLKRQAKEISDYISRSAKEYGITTTKTKNIANEIKLSVAVASEKSLNIVMQTPKNTFSKLGFSLPLSLPIRNTAAELEPYQDNMPEQISYILSKANAAECTLVKDTLITFNNRKYKNEMPLSCYQVLAQDCTSELKFIVLLKRDQALEQNLINVKIADIDVDLYPKDNSIMVKVNGVEIPINNLPYQHPAGKIQIRRRGEGIALHAPSHGLQEVFLDQNALKVQVVDWMRGQTCGLCGKADGEVRQEFRTPNERLTKDAVSYAHSWVMAGKSCRDASECYIKLESVKLEKQVTLHGQESKCYSVEPVLRCLPGCMPVRTTPVTVGYHCVPADSNLNMSEGVSSISEKSIDLRETAVAHLACRCTAQCT; encoded by the exons ATGAAGGTCCTTGTCTTAGCCATAACTGTGGCTCTTGCCA CTGGTTACCAGGTGAACTTTG TTCCAGAGTTGGCCACTGGACACACCTATGTCTTCAAATATGAAGCCCTCGTGATGGGGGGACTGCCTGAGGAGGGTCTAGCACGGGCTGGAGTGAAAGTAATGAGCAAAGTTATGATCAGTGCAGTGTCGGCTGACACATTCATTCTGAAG CTTGAAGACCCTGAAATATTTGAGTACAGTGGCATCTGGCCGAAAGACGCTTTCACACCAGCCACCAAGCTCACCTCAGCCCTGGCTGCTCAGCTCTTGACACCCATCAAGTTTGAGTATGCCAACGGTGTCGTCGGCAAACTCTTTGCACCAGCTGGTATCTCTACCACTGTACTGAATGTCTACAGAGGAATCCTTAACATCTTCCAGCTGAACATTAAGAAGACCCAGAATGTCTATGAGCTGCAAGAG CCTGGCGCACAGGGTGTGTGCAAGACCCACTATGTCATCAGTGAGGATGCAAAGGCCCAACGCATCCTGTTGACCAAGACTAAGGATCTGAACAACTGCCAGGAGAGAATCATTAAGGATATCGGCTTGGCATACACAAAGAGATGCCCCGAGTGTGAGGCT AGAGGAAAGACCTTGAAGGGAACCAGTGCTTTTAACTACGTCCTGAAGGCAGCAGCCACAGGCACCATGATCTTGGAAGCAACCGTTACAGAGCTCATCCAGTACTCACCCATCAACATCTTGAATGGTGCTGCCCAGATGGAGTCAAA GCAAAAGCTGACCTTCTTGGAGACCGCAAAGACCCCATTGGAGCCTATCAGAGCTGAATATCTTCACCGTGGATCCCTACAGTACGAGTTTGGCAGTGAGCTTCTCCAGACACCCATCCAGCTTTTGAGGATCACCAATGTTGAGGCTCAG ATTGTTGAGATTCTGCACCACCTGGTTACCTTCAATGTTGCCAAAGTGCACGAAGATGCCCCTCTGAAGTTCATTGAACTAATCCAGCTGCTGCGTGTGGCCAGAACTGAGAGCATTGAGGCCCTCTGGACTCAATACAAAAATAGAGCCGATTACAG ACACTGGATCCTGAATGCCGTCCCTGCCATTGGTACTCATGTTACTCTGAGGTTCATCAAGGAGAAGTTCCTTGCTGGTGAGCTGACTCTTGCCGAAGTTTCTCAAGCCCTGCTGGCCTCTGTGCACATGGTCACAGCAGACCTTGAAGCCATCAAGCTGGCCGAG GGCTTGGCTTTGAACCGCAAGATCCAAGAAAACCCAGTCCTTCGTGAGATTGTCATGCTTGGATACGGAACCCTTGTTGCTAAATACTGTGCAGAGAACCCAACTTGCCCAGCTGAGCTTGTTAGG CCCATCCATGAACTGACCATTCAGGCTGTTGCTAAAGGTGAAATTGAGGAGCTCATCATGACTCTCAAGGTTCTGGGTAACGCTGGACATCCTGCCAGTCTGAAGACAATCATGAAGCTCCTGCCTGGCTTTGGCagtgctgctgcttctctgccTCTGAGGGTTCACATTGATGCCGTTCTGGCCCTTAGGAACATTGCTAAGAGGGAGCCCAAAATG ATCCAAGAAATGGCTATTCAGCTGTTCATGGACAAGGCTCTCCACCCAGAGCTCCGCATGGTCACTGCTATCGTACTTTTTGAGACCAAGCTGCCCATGGGTCTGGTGACTACTCTTGCTGATGCCctcctgaaagaaaaaaatctgcagaCTGCTAGCTTTGTCTACTCTTACATGAAGTCCATGACCAAGAGTACCTCTCCTGACCTTGCCTCTGT TGCTGCCGCATGTAACGTTGCTGTGAAGATCCTCAGCCCCAAATTTGAAAGACTGAGCTACCGCTACAGCAGAGCCCTCTATGCAGATACCTACCAGA GCCCCTGGATGATTGGTGCCGCTGCCAGTGCCTTCTATGTTAATGATGCTGCAACTCTGTTGCCAAGAGCCATTGTGGCCAAAGCTCGTACCTACTTTGCAGGAGCTTACGCTGATGTTCTTGAG GTTGGAGTTAGAACTGAGGGAGTACAGGAGGCCCTTCTGAAAATCAAGGATGTTCCTGAGAATGCTGACAGGATGACCAAGATGAAACGCGTTATGAAGGCT CTTTCTGATTGGAGGGCTCAACCTTCTAGCCAGCCCCTGGCCTCCATCTATGTCAAGTTCTTCGGACAGGAAATTGCATTTGCCAACCTTAACAAAGCCATTGTTGATCAGGTTATTGAG CTCGCCAACGGACCAGCAATTCAGTCTGCTGGCAGGAAGGCTTTGGATGTTCTGCTGGAAGGTTTTGCTCTGCATTACGCTAAGCCAATGCTGGTTGCTGAGGTTCGTCGCATCCTTCCCACCGCCGTTGGTCTGCCAATGGAGCTCGCTTTCTATACCgctgctgtggctgctgcaTCTGTTGAAT TCCAAGCCACTGTGTCACCACCTCTGTCTGCTAACTTCCATGCTGCCCAACTTCTGAAGTCTGACATCAACATCAGGGCTGCCATTACTCCAAG CATTTCCATGCATACCTACGCAGTTATGGGAGTGAACACTGCTTTCATCCAGGCTGCCCTGCTGTCAAGAGCAAGAGTACACACCATCGTTCCTGCAAAGGTTGAAGCAAGAATTGACATGATTAAGGGCAACTTCAAGCTTGAGCTCCTGCCCGTTCAGGGCATCGACAAGATTGCATCTGCAAT TGTTGAGACTTTTGCTGTTGCAAGAAACGTTGAAGACCTCACAGCCGCCAAAATCACACCAATTATCCCAGCTGCATTGGCAACACAGGTGTCAAGGGAGACCTTCTCTTCAAAGCTTTCAAAGATGGCATCCTCTATGGCTCAAAGCATG TCAGCATCATCTGAAATCATTCCCGTTGACCTGCCAAGTAAAATCGCCAGCCAACTGAACCTCCTCAAGGCCTTCGAGAAGAAACTGTGTGCTCAAATTGCAACCTTCGGAATCAAGGCTTGCACTGAAATCGAATCTCGCAATGCCGCCTTCATCAGAAACTGCCCACTCTACGCCATGATCGGAAAACATGCTGTCACGGTTGAGGTTGCTCCAG CTGCCGGACCAGTCATCGAGAAGATTGAAATTGAGATTCAGGTTggagaaaaagcagcagaaaagaTCCTCAAAGTGATTAACATgagcgaggaagaggaagttATCGAGGACAAGAATGTCCTGATGAAACTCAGGAAGATCCTGGTTCCAGGTCTGAAGAACAGGACATCATCTTCatccagctccagcagctctcGTTCCAGCCTttcatcatcttcttcatccAAGTCTTCCTCCAGTTCCTCCTCTGAACGCAAGAGCAAGATGGTGGACCTTCTGTCTCCACTCAGCAGGGCATTGAAGAGACAGAGCAGCAGTCGCTcttccagctccagctcctccaggtcTAGCTCATTGTCTAAG CAACAACTGAATGAGATGAAGTTTATCAAAAACCATGTCCACCAG CATACCCTCTCCACAGTTCGTTCCAGCAGCAAGAGCAGTGCCTACAGCTTCGAGTCTATCTACAA TAAGGCCAAGTACCTTGCTAACGCAGTCACTCCTGCTGTGACTGTCCTCATCCGTGCTGTGAGAGCCGACCGCAAGGTTCAGGGATACCAGGTTGCAGCTTACTTTGACAGAGCTACCTCCAGACTTCAAGTCATTTTTGCCAACCTCGCTGAAGAAAATCACTACAGAATCTGTGCCGATGGTGTTATGCTGAGCAAAAACAAGCTGATG GCCAAGGTTGCCTGGGGCATTGAGTGCAAAGAGTACGGAACTGAGATCACAGCTGAGACTGGTGTTGTCGGTAAAAACCCTGCAGGCCGCGTCAAGATTACCTGGGAGAAACTTCCAAAGAGCTTGAAGCGCCAAGCAAAGGA GATCTCCGATTACATCTCCCGCAGTGCTAAGGAATACGGAATAACCACGACAAAGACCAAAAATATTGCCAATGAGATCAAACTGTCTGTGGCTGTAGCTTCCGAGAAAAGTCTGAATATTGTGATGCAGACACCAAAG aaCACTTTCTCCAAACTTGGTTTTagtctccctctttctctgccaATAAGAAACACTGCTGCTGAGCTGGAACCCTACCAGGACAACATGCCTGAGCAGATCTCTTACATTTTATCCAAGGCTAACGCAg CTGAGTGCACCTTGGTCAAGGACACACTGATCACATTCAACAACAGGAAATACAAGAACGAGATGCCTCTCTCTTGCTACCAGGTTTTGGCTCAGGATTGCACCTCAGAACTTAAATTCATTGTTCTGTTGAAGAGGGATCAAGCACTGGAGCAGAACCTGATCAATGTGAAGATCGCAGACAT TGATGTTGACCTGTACCCTAAGGATAACAGTATCATGGTTAAGGTTAACGGAGTAGAAATCCCCATCAACAACCTGCCATACCAGCATCCCGCAG GCAAAATTCAGATCAGACGGAGAGGTGAGGGCATCGCTCTCCATGCTCCTAGCCATGGTCTCCAGGAGGTCTTCCTGGACCAGAATGCACTGAAG GTCCAAGTTGTGGACTGGATGCGAGGACAAACCTGTGGACTCTGTGGAAAGGCTGACGGAGAAGTCAGACAGGAATTCCGCACACCCAACGAACGCCTGACCAAGGATGCAGTCAGCTATGCTCACTCCTGGGTGATGGCTGGAAAGAGCTGCCGTGATGCCTCTG AGTGTTACATCAAGCTTGAATCTGTGAAGCTGGAGAAGCAGGTGACTCTTCATGGCCAGGAATCCAAATGCTACTCTGTTGAGCCCGTGCTGCGCTGCCTGCCCGGCTGCATGCCAGTGAGGACCACCCCTGTCACTGTTGGATACCACTGCGTGCCTGCCG ATTCTAACCTGAACATGTCTGAAGGAGTGAGCAGCATCTCTGAGAAGAGTATTGACCTGAGGGAAACAGCAGTAGCCCACTTGGCCTGTCGCTGCACCGCTCAGTGCACTTAA
- the LOC134869530 gene encoding vitellogenin-1-like, which produces MRAIVLALTVAFVSAQSQNFAPDFAAGKTYFYKYETLLLGGLPDQGLARAGLKISSKVLISATAQNTFMLKLAEPEISEFSGVWPKDPLAPAPKVTAALAAQLLTPIKFEYANGVVGKIFAPEGLSTMVLNVHRGILNVLQLNIKKTQNVYEMQEAGAQGVCKTLYAISEDERAERILLTKTRDLNHCQERVMKDIGLAYTEKCAKCQQDSKNLRGATAYNYVLKSVANGILILEATVNEVIQFSPFTEMNGAAQMETKQSLVFLEIQRAPIVPIEAQYLHRGSLKYEFSTELLQTPIQLIKISNIQAQIVEALNHLVAHNVEKVHEDAPLKFLELIQLLRVARFEDLEMLWSQYRTKPSYRQWFLDAIPATGTPAALKFIKEKYISGDLSLAEAAQALIASVHMVTANTEAIKIIQAMAVNNKIVQNPILREIVLLGYGTMISKHCVEMAVCPAELIKPIQDLLAEAVAKDDTQDIILLLKVLGNAAHPTSLKPITKILPIHGTAAASLPMRVHADAILALRNIAKKEPRAIQELALQLYMDKALHPELRMLACIVLFETRPPMGLVTTLANIVKTEQNLQVASFTYSHMKSLTRSTAAIHASVAAACNVAVKILSPRLDRLSLRFSKAIYMDIYNNPLMLGAAASAFYINDAATILPRSLVAKTSAYLAGAAADILEVGARTEGLQEVLLKNPELVDNVDRITKMKRVIKALSQWKAQPNSAPLASVYVKFFGQEIAFANIDKVLIDQATALATAPSVKEFGMNALKALLAGTSVNFAKPLLATEVRRILPTSAGLPMELSLYTAAVAAASVQVKATTTPALPENFHLSHLLKTDIQLETEIKPSIAVNTFAVMGINTLLLQANVLSRAKLNSILPAKITARLNLVEGHFKIEALPVSAPENIAAVQVESLAVSRNLEDLSAERITPIISAKLLQPISKIISSAAASLSKSSESLSQEVEAPIITPKAVPFEKKYCAKAIALGLKACLRVATENAASLQDTMLYKLAGKHSVALSLKPIEGEAIERLELEVQIGPKAADLLVKQINLNEELVEDKPLLMKLKKLLVPGQKVKSSSSSRSSSSRSSLSSSSSSSSSSSSSSSSSSSSRVASKAIDAQRLRSSSSSRASRSVSRTSSASSLASLFSASSSSSSSSARLSKVNMQLIVGKFQKNHKLQSLTSQAAAVSTSKSSASSLEAVTTQNKFLANKVAPIFGIIARAIKADKRVIGYELAVYLDKPTTRLQIILAALAADDNWKLCADGVLLSKHKVTAQIAWGAQCKQYDTMVTAETGLLGPSPAARLRVTWKELPSALKRYAKKVYDYIPATPSGVIKGKDETSVNQLALTVVATSAKIIELIWKAPTRTVYKLDLHLPMAMPLEKIKGLTPFDGVIDNVNYILAEAGAAAECSFAKNTLTTFNNRRYKNQMPLSCYQVLAQDCTNELKFMVLLKKDQTEQNYINVKIADIDVDLYQRNSEVIVKVNGMEIPINNLPYQHPTAKIQIRPKDEGISLSAPSHGLHEVYLDTNSWKVRVVDWMKGQTCGLCGKADGEIRQEYRTPNGRLTKSAVSFAHSWVLPAESCRDTTECRMKLESVQLESQINIHGQESKCFSVEPVLRCLPGCFPVKTTPVTVGYHCLPADAALNRYKNIYDNSVDLRETAEAHLECNCTAQCA; this is translated from the exons ATGAGAGCGATTGTGCTTGCCCTGACTGTGGCGTTTGTGT CTGCTCAGTCTCAAAACTTTG CTCCTGATTTTGCTGCCGGTAAGACTTATTTCTACAAATATGAGACACTGCTCCTGGGTGGTCTGCCGGATCAAGGTTTGGCAAGAGCCGGACTCAAAATCAGCAGCAAAGTACTCATCAGTGCAACAGCTCAAAATACATTCATGCTGAag CTTGCAGAACCAGAGATCTCTGAGTTCAGTGGTGTCTGGCCCAAGGATCCCTTAGCCCCAGCTCCCAAGGTGACCGCAGCCCTGGCCGCTCAGCTCTTGACTCCCATCAAGTTTGAGTATGCCAATGGTGTTGTTGGAAAAATCTTTGCCCCTGAGGGCCTCTCAACAATGGTGCTGAACGTCCACAGAGGTATCCTGAATGTTCTTCAGCTCAACATCAAGAAGACACAGAATGTCTATGAGATGCAGGAG GCTGGAGCTCAGGGTGTGTGCAAGACCCTTTATGCCATCAGTGAAGACGAAAGGGCTGAACGCATCCTTTTGACAAAGACAAGGGATCTGAACCACTGTCAGGAGAGGGTGATGAAGGATATAGGATTAGCATACACTGAGAAATGTGCAAAGTGTCAGCAG GATTCAAAGAACCTGAGAGGAGCTACAGCATACAACTACGTCTTGAAGTCAGTTGCTAACGGCATCCTGATCCTGGAAGCAACGGTCAATGAGGTGATCCAGTTCTCGCCTTTCACTGAAATGAATGGAGCTGCTCAGATGGAGACAAA GCAATCTTTGGTCTTCCTTGAGATCCAGAGAGCCCCTATTGTACCCATTGAGGCTCAGTATCTTCACCGTGGATCTCTCAAGTACGAGTTCTCCACTGAGCTTCTTCAGACACCCATTCAGCTCATCAAGATCAGCAACATCCAGGCTCAG ATTGTAGAGGCTTTGAATCATCTGGTTGCCCACAACGTTGAGAAAGTCCATGAAGATGCACCTCTGAAGTTTTTGGAACTCATTCAGCTCCTCCGTGTTGCACGTTTTGAAGACCTGGAAATGCTTTGGAGTCAATACAGAACAAAACCTTCCTATAG ACAGTGGTTCCTGGATGCCATCCCTGCCACTGGAactcctgcagctctgaaatTCATCAAGGAGAAATATATATCTGGTGACTTGTCTTTGGCGGAAGCTGCTCAGGCTTTGATTGCATCTGTTCATATGGTGACAGCAAACACTGAGGCCATCAAGATCATTCAG gCCATGGCAGTCAACAACAAGATAGTGCAAAACCCAATTCTGCGTGAGATCGTCCTCCTTGGATATGGTACCATGATTTCAAAACACTGTGTTGAGATGGCTGTCTGCCCTGCTGAACTCATTAAG CCCATCCAAGACCTCCTTGCAGAGGCTGTTGCTAAAGATGATACCCAGGACATCATCCTGCTCCTGAAGGTTTTGGGTAATGCTGCCCATCCTACTAGCCTTAAGCCAATCACAAAGATCCTGCCCATTCATGGCACTGCAGCTGCATCTCTGCCCATGAGAGTCCACGCTGATGCCATCCTGGCCCTGAGGAACATTGCAAAGAAAGAGCCTAGAGCA ATCCAGGAATTGGCCCTTCAACTCTACATGGACAAGGCTCTTCACCCTGAGCTTCGTATGCTTGCATGCATTGTGCTGTTTGAGACAAGGCCTCCAATGGGTTTGGTGACCACTCTTGCCAACATTGTGAAGACAGAGCAGAATCTGCAGGTTGCAAGCTTCACTTATTCTCACATGAAGTCCCTGACAAGGAGCACCGCCGCTATCCATGCCTCAGT TGCTGCAGCTTGCAACGTTGCCGTCAAGATCTTGAGCCCAAGGCTGGACAGACTGAGCCTTCGTTTCAGCAAAGCCATCTACATGGACATCTACAACA ATCCCTTAATGCTTGGTGCTGCTGCCAGCGCTTTCTACATCAATGATGCTGCCACCATTCTGCCCAGATCCTTGGTGGCTAAGACCAGTGCCTACcttgctggagctgctgctgatatTCTGGAG GTTGGAGCAAGAACTGAAGGACTCCAGGAGGTTCTTCTGAAAAACCCTGAACTCGTTGACAATGTTGACAGGATCACCAAGATGAAGCGCGTTATTAAGGCT ctttCTCAGTGGAAGGCTCAGCCCAACAGTGCACCTTTGGCATCCGTCTATGTCAAATTCTTCGGACAAGAAATTGCCTTCGCCAACATTGACAAAGTTTTGATTGACCAGGCCACCGCG CTTGCCACTGCACCCTCTGTGAAGGAATTTGGTATGAACGCTCTCAAGGCTCTACTGGCTGGTACTTCCGTTAACTTCGCTAAGCCTCTGCTTGCCACTGAAGTGAGGCGTATCCTGCCAACTTCTGCAGGTCTTCCAATGGAGCTCAGTCTGTACACCgctgctgtggctgctgcaTCTGTTCAAG tCAAGGCCACCACAACACCAGCTCTGCCAGAAAACTTCCACCTTTCTCACCTTCTGAAAACTGACATACAGCTTGAGACTGAGATCAAACCAAG CATTGCTGTGAACACATTCGCTGTGATGGGAATAAATACCCTCTTGCTCCAGGCTAATGTGCTGTCAAGAGCTAAGCTCAACTCCATACTCCCAGCCAAAATCACTGCAAGACTCAACCTCGTCGAGGGTCACTTTAAGATTGAAGCTCTGCCCGTTTCTGCGCCTGAAAACATTGCAGCTGTTCA AGTTGAGTCTTTAGCCGTGTCAAGAAATTTGGAAGATCTTTCTGCTGAAAGAATCACCCCCATCATCTCTGCCAAACTCTTGCAGCCCATTTCTAAGATtatttcctctgctgctgctagTTTG TCAAAGTCTTCAGAGAGCCTTAGCCAGGAGGTTGAAGCCCCCATCATTACACCAAAAGCAGTGCCGTTTGAGAAGAAGTATTGTGCTAAAGCTATTGCCCTCGGACTGAAGGCATGTTTGAGAGTCGCCACTGAGAATGCTGCTTCCCTCCAGGACACCATGTTGTACAAACTCGCTGGAAAGCACTCTGTTGCTCTTTCGTTAAAACCAA TTGAAGGAGAGGCCATTGAGCGACTGGAACTTGAGGTTCAAATTGGACCAAAGGCTGCAGACTTGCTTGTTAAACAGATCAACCTGAATGAGGAACTTGTTGAAGATAAACCACTTTTGATGAAGCTGAAGAAACTCCTGGTTCCTGGTCAGAAGGTCaaatcatcttcatcttctAGGTCCAGCAGCTCTCGCTCAAGCCttagctccagctccagctccagctccagctccagctccagctccagctccagctcctcctctcgTGTTGCCAGCAAGGCCATTGATGCCCAAAGACttcgcagcagcagcagcagcagggcctCCAGATCTGTGAGCAGAACCAGCTCGGCATCTAGCCTTGCATCACTCTTTAGTGCTAGCTCAAGCTCCTCTAGCTCCAGTGCTCGTCTCTCAAAGGTAAACATG caaCTGATTGTTGGCAAGTTCCAGAAGAACCACAAGTTGCAG TCTCTCACCTCTCAAGCAGCCGCCGTTTCCACAAGCAAAAGCAGTGCCTCAAGCTTGGAGGCCGTCACCACACAG AACAAATTCCTTGCCAATAAAGTTGCTCCTATCTTTGGAATTATCGCCCGTGCCATCAAAGCCGACAAGAGGGTGATTGGATACGAACTGGCAGTCTACTTGGACAAACCCACCACCAGACTTCAGATTATTCTTGCTGCATTGGCGGCCGATGACAACTGGAAACTCTGTGCTGATGGAGTTCTGCTAAGCAAGCACAAAGTCACA GCTCAAATTGCCTGGGGAGCACAATGCAAGCAGTACGACACAATGGTCACAGCCGAGACAGGTCTTCTTGGACCAAGTCCTGCAGCTCGCCTCAGAGTGACCTGGAAAGAACTGCCTTCTGCCCTTAAACGCTATGCAAAGAA GGTTTATGACTACATTCCTGCTACACCGTCTGGCGTGATCAAAGGAAAAGATGAAACTAGCGTCAATCAGCTGGCATTGACAGTGGTTGCCACATCTGCCAAAATCATTGAACTTATTTGGAAAGCACCAACA CGTACTGTATACAAGCTGGACCTGCATCTTCCTATGGCTATGCCACTTGAAAAAATCAAGGGTCTCACCCCCTTCGATGGGGTTATTGATAATGTCAACTACATCCTTGCCGAGGCTGGCGCAG cGGCTGAATGTAGCTTTGCCAAAAACACACTGACCACATTCAACAACAGAAGATACAAGAACCAGATGCCACTGTCTTGCTACCAAGTTCTGGCACAGGATTGTACCAATGAGCTTAAATTCATGGTTCTGCTGAAGAAAGATCAAACTGAACAGAACTATATCAACGTGAAAATCGCTGACAT TGATGTTGACCTATACCAAAGGAACAGTGAAGTGATTGTGAAGGTCAATGGAATGGAAATACCCATCAACAACCTGCCATACCAGCATCCCACAG CTAAGATCCAGATAAGGCCTAAGGATGAAGGTATCTCTTTGTCCGCTCCCAGCCATGGTCTTCATGAAGTCTACTTAGACACAAACTCATGGAAG GTTAGAGTTGTGGACTGGATGAAGGGACAGACCTGTGGACTCTGTGGAAAGGCTGATGGAGAAATCAGACAGGAGTACCGCACACCCAACGGACGCTTGACAAAGAGCGCAGTCAGCTTTGCTCATTCCTGGGTTCTGCCAGCCGAGAGCTGCAGGGACACTACTG AGTGCCGCATGAAGCTTGAATCTGTGCAGCTGGAGAGTCAGATAAACATCCATGGCCAGGAATCAAAATGCTTCTCTGTTGAGCCTGTGCTGCGGTGCCTGCCCGGCTGCTTCCCTGTGAAGACCACCCCTGTCACTGTTGGCTACCACTGCCTGCCTGCTG ATGCTGCCCTGAATCGCTACAAGAATATCTATGATAACAGTGTGGACCTGAGGGAAACAGCAGAAGCCCACCTCGAGTGCAACTGCACTGCTCAGTGTGCTTGA